A genomic segment from Streptomyces sp. NBC_00237 encodes:
- a CDS encoding proline--tRNA ligase, with protein sequence MAQVQRMSRLMVKTLRDDPADAETLSHKLLVRAGYVRRNAAGIWTWLPLGKKVLDNISRVVREEMDAIGAQEVLLPALLPKEAYEASGRWEEYGDLLFRLKDRKGADYLLGPTHEEIFTQTVKDQCTSYKDLPVMLYQIQTKYRDEARPRSGVLRGREFQMKDSYSFDTTDEGLAESYRLHREAYIKIFNRLGLDHRIVSAVSGAMGGSASEEFLAPAAAGEDTFADCPNCDYAANTEAVTFGLKAVDGSAHPAAEDIATPDTPTIETLAAQLGVDASATLKNLLVKVDGEIVAVGVPGDREVDLGKLGEHLAPAVVELVTAEDFEGRDDLVRGYVGPQGLAKVRYIADPRVAPGTAWITGANKVDTHAKNVVAGRDFEVDDYLDVVVVEEGDPCPKCGTGLKLDRAIEIGHIFQLGRKYADTFSLDVLGQQGKPVRVTMGSYGIGVSRAVAALAEQTADDKGLSWPAEIAPADVHVVAAGKALQTELAVEVAEKLGAAGLRVLVDERPGVSPGVKFTDSELIGCPKILVAGRRAADGVLELKDRRTGEREELTVEEAIARLTA encoded by the coding sequence ATGGCCCAGGTCCAGCGCATGTCCCGTTTGATGGTCAAGACATTGCGTGACGACCCGGCGGACGCCGAGACCCTCAGCCACAAGCTGCTGGTCCGCGCCGGTTACGTCCGTCGCAACGCCGCCGGCATCTGGACCTGGCTGCCCCTCGGCAAGAAGGTCCTCGACAACATCTCGCGCGTCGTGCGCGAGGAGATGGACGCCATCGGCGCGCAGGAGGTCCTGCTGCCCGCCCTCCTCCCCAAGGAGGCGTACGAGGCGTCCGGCCGCTGGGAGGAGTACGGCGACCTCCTCTTCCGCCTCAAGGACCGCAAGGGCGCCGACTACCTCCTGGGCCCCACGCACGAGGAGATCTTCACCCAGACGGTCAAGGACCAGTGCACGTCCTACAAGGACCTGCCGGTGATGCTCTACCAGATCCAGACGAAGTACCGCGACGAGGCCCGGCCCCGTTCCGGCGTGCTGCGCGGCCGCGAGTTCCAGATGAAGGACTCGTACTCCTTCGACACCACCGACGAGGGCCTCGCCGAGTCGTACCGCCTGCACCGCGAGGCGTACATCAAGATCTTCAACCGCCTCGGCCTGGACCACCGCATCGTGTCCGCCGTCTCCGGCGCCATGGGCGGCTCGGCCTCCGAGGAGTTCCTCGCCCCGGCCGCCGCCGGTGAGGACACCTTCGCCGACTGCCCGAACTGCGACTACGCCGCGAACACCGAGGCCGTCACCTTCGGGCTGAAGGCCGTCGACGGCTCGGCGCACCCCGCCGCCGAGGACATCGCCACCCCCGACACCCCCACCATCGAGACCCTCGCCGCCCAGCTCGGCGTCGACGCCTCCGCGACCCTGAAGAACCTCCTGGTCAAGGTCGACGGCGAGATCGTCGCCGTCGGCGTCCCGGGCGACCGCGAGGTCGACCTCGGCAAGCTGGGCGAGCACCTCGCCCCCGCCGTCGTCGAGCTGGTCACCGCCGAGGACTTCGAAGGCCGCGACGACCTCGTACGGGGCTACGTCGGCCCGCAGGGCCTCGCCAAGGTCCGCTACATCGCCGACCCCCGCGTCGCCCCCGGCACCGCCTGGATCACCGGTGCCAACAAGGTCGACACCCACGCCAAGAACGTCGTCGCGGGCCGCGACTTCGAGGTCGACGACTACCTCGACGTGGTCGTCGTCGAAGAGGGCGACCCCTGCCCGAAGTGCGGCACCGGCCTCAAGCTGGACCGCGCCATCGAGATCGGCCACATCTTCCAGCTCGGCCGCAAGTACGCGGACACCTTCTCCCTGGACGTCCTCGGCCAGCAGGGCAAGCCGGTCCGCGTCACCATGGGCTCGTACGGCATCGGCGTCTCGCGCGCCGTGGCCGCCCTCGCCGAGCAGACCGCCGACGACAAGGGCCTGTCCTGGCCCGCCGAGATCGCCCCGGCCGACGTGCACGTCGTCGCGGCGGGCAAGGCGCTCCAGACGGAGCTGGCCGTCGAGGTCGCCGAGAAGCTGGGCGCGGCCGGTCTGCGCGTCCTGGTCGACGAGCGCCCCGGCGTCTCGCCCGGCGTGAAGTTCACCGACTCCGAGCTGATCGGCTGCCCGAAGATCCTGGTCGCGGGCCGCCGCGCCGCCGACGG